The Ciceribacter thiooxidans genome window below encodes:
- a CDS encoding type II toxin-antitoxin system HipA family toxin encodes MTSKTDATEAFVWMWLPGATEPVVAGRLDQDGERLLFTYGASYRRRKSAIPIYEPELPLQEGVIAPVNGLTMASCIRDGSPDAWGRRVIINRLTGKKPDTAGVPEISELIFLLQSGSDRIGALDFQASATEYVPRLAAQASLDELLEGAELIEKGVPLTPALDQALNHGTSIGGARPKALIDDDTKKFIAKFSAANDTYSVVKAEFIAMKLASACGLNAAPVSMTRTAHKDVLLIERFDRTHTKDGWTRKAMVSALTMLGLDEMMARYASYEDLAELIRHRFTDPKDTLKELYRRICFNVLCGNTDDHARNHAAFWDGTMLTLTPAYDICPQVRTGNEATQAMLIKGDGRASTLATLISAAPDYHLKETDAAALIEHQVTTIAKRWQEVCDEADLSPVERKLFAGRQFLNSYALEGLDDHKALRDAFQAARNTLIVSGGA; translated from the coding sequence ATGACTTCTAAGACGGATGCAACAGAAGCCTTTGTCTGGATGTGGCTGCCCGGGGCGACGGAACCGGTGGTGGCCGGCCGCCTCGACCAGGATGGCGAGCGCCTGCTCTTTACCTACGGCGCCAGCTATCGCCGCCGTAAGAGCGCGATTCCCATCTACGAGCCGGAGCTCCCCCTCCAGGAAGGCGTCATTGCGCCCGTCAACGGCCTGACCATGGCCAGTTGCATTCGCGATGGCTCGCCCGACGCCTGGGGCCGCCGCGTCATTATCAACAGGCTGACGGGCAAGAAGCCCGACACTGCTGGCGTGCCGGAGATCAGCGAGCTGATCTTCCTGCTCCAGTCGGGCTCCGACCGCATCGGCGCCCTCGATTTCCAGGCATCCGCTACGGAGTATGTACCCCGCCTTGCCGCGCAGGCATCGCTCGATGAACTCCTCGAAGGGGCCGAACTCATCGAAAAGGGCGTCCCTCTTACTCCGGCGCTCGACCAGGCCCTCAATCACGGCACTTCGATCGGCGGCGCGCGCCCCAAGGCGCTGATCGATGACGACACGAAGAAGTTCATCGCCAAATTCTCCGCCGCCAACGACACCTACAGCGTCGTGAAGGCCGAATTCATCGCGATGAAGCTGGCATCTGCTTGCGGACTCAACGCCGCGCCCGTGTCGATGACCCGTACCGCCCATAAGGATGTGCTGCTGATCGAGCGCTTCGATCGCACGCACACAAAAGACGGCTGGACGCGCAAGGCCATGGTCTCGGCCCTGACCATGCTGGGCCTTGATGAAATGATGGCCCGCTATGCCTCATACGAAGACCTGGCCGAACTCATCCGCCACCGCTTCACTGATCCCAAGGACACGCTGAAGGAACTTTATCGGCGGATCTGCTTCAACGTGCTTTGCGGCAATACCGACGACCACGCGCGCAACCATGCCGCCTTCTGGGACGGCACGATGCTCACGCTCACCCCCGCCTATGACATCTGTCCGCAAGTCCGCACGGGCAACGAAGCCACGCAGGCCATGCTGATCAAGGGCGATGGGCGCGCCAGCACGCTCGCCACATTGATTTCCGCTGCGCCGGATTATCACCTAAAGGAAACCGATGCCGCTGCCCTGATCGAACACCAGGTCACGACCATCGCCAAGCGCTGGCAGGAGGTCTGCGACGAAGCAGATTTGAGCCCCGTCGAACGCAAACTGTTCGCCGGGCGCCAGTTTCTCAACAGCTATGCCCTCGAAGGCCTCGATGACCACAAGGCACTGCGGGACGCTTTCCAGGCCGCGCGAAACACATTGATTGTCAGCGGAGGCGCCTGA
- a CDS encoding ABC transporter ATP-binding protein, giving the protein MSALEIENIRKTYGKTETLRGIDISLESGEFLVLLGSSGCGKSTLLNIIAGLTEASGGNIRINGRSMRGVHPKDRDIAMVFQSYALYPNLTVRRNIGFGLEMRGVPAADRDRAVGETAKLLQIENLLDRKPSQLSGGQRQRVAIGRALVRQPKIFLFDEPLSNLDAKLRMEMRAELKRLHQLLKTTVVYVTHDQIEAMTLASQIAVMSDGRIEQLGTPEEIYNQPATLYVATFVGAPPMNLLKAEVRDGTLAVTGGESLLPIPQGLHAALNEGQHVIVGIRPEGLRVNDVEGLSISVRCEIAELTGPELIMTADMHGQRIIASLPPQARIAHGDTLRLYFDSTAMHLFDAPTGKRIAT; this is encoded by the coding sequence ATGAGCGCGCTCGAGATCGAGAATATCCGCAAGACCTATGGCAAGACCGAAACACTGAGGGGGATCGACATCTCGCTCGAAAGCGGCGAGTTCCTGGTCCTGCTCGGTTCGTCCGGCTGCGGGAAATCGACTCTCCTGAACATCATCGCGGGCCTTACTGAAGCGTCCGGAGGTAACATCCGCATCAACGGCCGATCAATGCGCGGTGTGCATCCCAAGGACCGCGACATCGCCATGGTGTTCCAGTCTTACGCGCTCTATCCGAATCTCACCGTCCGGCGGAACATCGGCTTTGGTCTGGAAATGCGCGGGGTTCCGGCAGCCGATCGCGACAGGGCGGTCGGCGAAACGGCCAAGCTTCTCCAGATCGAAAACCTGCTGGACCGCAAGCCAAGCCAGCTTTCCGGCGGTCAGCGCCAACGGGTGGCGATTGGCCGGGCGCTGGTGCGGCAGCCGAAGATATTCCTTTTCGACGAGCCGCTTTCGAATCTCGACGCCAAGCTCCGGATGGAGATGCGCGCCGAACTCAAACGACTGCACCAGTTGCTGAAGACGACGGTCGTCTACGTCACCCATGACCAGATCGAAGCTATGACGCTCGCAAGCCAGATCGCCGTCATGAGCGACGGCCGGATCGAGCAACTCGGAACCCCGGAGGAGATCTACAACCAACCAGCGACACTGTACGTCGCGACCTTTGTCGGCGCTCCGCCGATGAACTTGCTGAAGGCCGAAGTCCGCGACGGAACTTTGGCCGTGACAGGTGGAGAGAGTTTACTGCCGATCCCCCAGGGCTTGCACGCCGCGTTGAACGAGGGGCAGCACGTCATCGTCGGTATCCGCCCCGAGGGCCTCAGGGTAAATGATGTCGAGGGTCTCTCGATCTCCGTACGCTGCGAGATTGCCGAACTCACAGGTCCGGAGTTGATCATGACGGCCGACATGCATGGCCAACGGATCATCGCGTCGTTGCCGCCGCAGGCACGTATCGCCCACGGCGACACACTCAGGCTTTATTTCGATAGCACAGCCATGCACCTCTTCGACGCCCCAACCGGCAAACGGATCGCGACCTGA
- a CDS encoding PfkB family carbohydrate kinase, producing the protein MRPLAVIGNVNVDLILGPAEPWPKAGTEVVVDHDELRVGGQAGNTALAWEGLGVEYAIAANVGDDQFGRWLSEAFGERGRRWPVTPVGTTLSVGITHPDGERTFFTTRGHLPRLSFADVLAVLDGEALSGGYALLTAAFLTDDLTGDYPALFDWADRHGIAIALDTGWPLDGWTAHNCDAVRQWLSRSRIALLNEIETTTLAGLEDPADAARNLLSQMPDGSIVVVKRGPEGAISIGTGGDLVSVAAPSVTVVDTIGAGDVFNAAFLASLARQEPLEACLAAGTTVASRAISTLPRSYGGPEPFREIVR; encoded by the coding sequence ATGCGGCCACTTGCAGTCATCGGCAATGTCAACGTTGACCTCATCCTGGGGCCCGCCGAGCCATGGCCGAAGGCGGGCACGGAAGTCGTCGTCGATCACGACGAGCTTCGTGTCGGCGGCCAGGCGGGCAATACCGCACTCGCCTGGGAGGGGCTCGGCGTGGAGTATGCAATCGCCGCCAATGTCGGCGACGACCAGTTCGGCCGGTGGCTCTCGGAGGCCTTCGGCGAGCGCGGCAGGCGGTGGCCGGTCACTCCAGTCGGCACGACGCTGTCGGTGGGCATTACCCATCCGGATGGCGAACGCACCTTTTTCACCACACGTGGACATCTACCGAGGCTGAGCTTTGCCGACGTCCTGGCGGTGCTGGACGGCGAGGCACTTTCCGGTGGCTATGCGCTGCTGACGGCAGCGTTCCTTACCGACGACCTAACCGGGGATTATCCCGCACTGTTCGACTGGGCGGATCGGCATGGTATCGCGATCGCACTCGACACCGGGTGGCCGCTCGACGGCTGGACGGCGCACAACTGCGACGCCGTGCGCCAATGGCTCTCGCGCTCCCGGATCGCTCTGCTCAACGAAATCGAGACCACGACGCTTGCCGGGCTCGAGGACCCGGCTGATGCGGCGCGAAACCTCCTCTCGCAAATGCCGGATGGCTCCATCGTCGTCGTCAAGCGCGGACCCGAGGGAGCAATTTCGATCGGCACCGGGGGTGACCTTGTCTCGGTGGCCGCACCCTCTGTAACGGTCGTCGACACGATCGGCGCCGGCGACGTGTTCAATGCCGCATTCCTCGCATCGCTGGCGCGGCAGGAGCCGCTCGAAGCGTGCCTCGCCGCCGGCACGACCGTTGCGTCGCGTGCCATTTCCACGCTTCCCCGCAGTTATGGCGGACCCGAACCTTTCAGGGAGATCGTGCGATGA